One stretch of Gammaproteobacteria bacterium DNA includes these proteins:
- a CDS encoding MFS transporter, translating into MTFVVWLGLGPMMPFIQEALSLTDQQAKVLLILNVAMTIPARIVVGMLVDKLGPRIMYTGILVLGGAISIGFAWVDSYEKLALMRFLSGFIGAGFVVGIRMIGEWFPAKQTGLAQGIYGGWGNFGSAGAALTLPFIAANFAGDDGWRIALTITSIIAILYGVIYYFVVSDTPKGSTYFKSKKMGAMEVSSRADLMLYMLMNIPLFLALALLTWKLSPAQLGLITVSNSYLVYAVLAAIYLVQLAKIWHVNAHILKTPVAQLHRYKFKQVAILDWAYFVTFGTELAIVSILALFYVSWFDVPKVTAALLAGIYPFVNLVTRPGGGWLSDTIGRRRTLIIVFAGITTSFLILSLVDKTWPVWMVVAITIVSGIFSQAGSGAVYAMVPLVQRRMTGQIAGMAGAFGNVGAVIFLTVNSLVSYDLFFLFIAITAAIVFALILFFLEEPKGQMVETLPDGTVQMIEVK; encoded by the coding sequence ATGACCTTCGTGGTCTGGCTTGGTTTGGGGCCGATGATGCCCTTTATCCAAGAAGCGCTTTCTCTGACAGATCAGCAGGCAAAAGTGCTGCTCATTCTTAACGTCGCCATGACCATCCCCGCGCGTATTGTCGTTGGTATGTTGGTGGATAAACTCGGCCCGCGCATCATGTATACCGGCATTTTGGTGCTCGGCGGTGCCATCAGTATCGGTTTCGCCTGGGTCGATAGCTATGAAAAACTTGCGCTTATGCGTTTTCTATCTGGCTTTATTGGTGCCGGTTTCGTTGTCGGTATCCGCATGATCGGTGAGTGGTTTCCAGCCAAACAAACCGGCCTCGCGCAAGGCATATATGGTGGTTGGGGTAATTTCGGTTCTGCTGGTGCAGCGCTAACACTGCCCTTCATCGCTGCCAATTTTGCTGGTGACGACGGCTGGCGTATTGCGCTGACTATCACCAGCATCATTGCCATTCTGTACGGTGTTATCTACTACTTCGTCGTCAGCGATACACCAAAAGGCTCGACCTACTTTAAATCAAAAAAAATGGGCGCAATGGAAGTGAGCAGCCGAGCAGATTTAATGCTTTATATGCTTATGAATATTCCTTTGTTTCTAGCGCTAGCGCTACTGACCTGGAAACTGTCACCTGCACAGCTCGGGCTAATTACTGTTAGCAACAGCTATCTGGTTTATGCTGTATTGGCTGCCATCTATCTCGTTCAACTAGCAAAAATCTGGCATGTTAACGCACACATACTTAAAACACCTGTAGCGCAACTGCATCGTTACAAATTCAAACAAGTCGCTATCCTCGATTGGGCCTATTTCGTCACCTTTGGCACAGAGCTGGCCATAGTCTCTATATTAGCCTTGTTCTATGTTTCCTGGTTTGACGTTCCTAAAGTCACTGCCGCACTGTTGGCTGGCATTTACCCTTTTGTTAATCTTGTAACACGACCCGGTGGCGGCTGGCTGAGCGATACCATTGGCCGCCGTCGCACACTCATTATTGTCTTTGCCGGCATTACTACCAGCTTTCTCATCCTAAGCCTGGTCGATAAAACCTGGCCAGTATGGATGGTCGTAGCCATCACTATTGTCAGTGGTATTTTCTCGCAAGCAGGTTCCGGCGCCGTCTATGCCATGGTGCCATTAGTACAACGACGCATGACCGGACAAATCGCTGGCATGGCTGGCGCCTTCGGTAATGTCGGCGCCGTCATTTTCTTAACCGTCAACTCTCTTGTTTCTTACGATTTATTCTTTCTTTTTATCGCTATTACCGCGGCGATTGTATTCGCCCTGATTTTGTTCTTTCTGGAAGAGCCCAAAGGCCAAATGGTTGAAACCCTGCCCGACGGTACAGTGCAAATGATTGAAGTGAAATAG